One genomic window of Vibrio ziniensis includes the following:
- a CDS encoding TRAP transporter substrate-binding protein — MFKKSALKLAAIATVVGSALSYSSIASAATEIKAAFNQSDKHPQYLALKEFGEKLNKETDGRYKLNIFPNELLGDQRAALELVQNGAIQMAVVANPLVENYDKTFAVIGMPYVYTGSAHQEKVFTSGVLDNLFASTQKFGFEVLTAYTAGARSMYTKGNSVANVADMKGKKIRVMQSDTMIKMLSCMGGTGVPMSQGEVYTAVQQGVLDGAENNEITYADLKQYEVAPYFSATRHLMVPDLVVASSYFLSTMSKEDQATFKKLAKESTVSEFALWNAQIETAKKTAMDKGATFVEVDIKPFQESCSALQKDLIKTPAQKDLFEKVAALQ; from the coding sequence ATGTTTAAGAAATCTGCCCTAAAATTAGCAGCTATCGCAACAGTTGTTGGTAGCGCACTGAGCTACTCTTCAATTGCATCTGCTGCAACTGAAATCAAAGCTGCTTTCAACCAATCTGACAAGCACCCACAGTACCTAGCTCTTAAAGAGTTTGGTGAGAAGCTGAACAAAGAAACTGATGGTCGTTACAAACTAAACATTTTCCCTAACGAACTATTAGGCGACCAACGTGCAGCACTTGAGCTAGTGCAAAACGGCGCGATTCAAATGGCTGTTGTAGCTAACCCATTGGTTGAAAACTACGACAAAACATTTGCTGTAATCGGCATGCCTTACGTGTACACAGGTTCAGCACACCAAGAGAAAGTATTTACTTCTGGCGTGCTAGATAACCTATTTGCATCTACTCAAAAATTCGGTTTTGAAGTACTAACAGCTTACACAGCTGGTGCACGTAGCATGTACACAAAAGGTAACTCTGTAGCAAACGTTGCAGACATGAAAGGTAAGAAAATCCGTGTAATGCAATCTGACACTATGATCAAGATGCTTTCTTGCATGGGTGGTACTGGTGTACCAATGAGCCAAGGTGAAGTTTACACTGCAGTACAACAAGGTGTTCTTGATGGTGCAGAAAACAACGAAATCACTTACGCTGACCTTAAGCAATACGAAGTGGCTCCATACTTCTCTGCTACTCGTCACCTTATGGTTCCAGACCTAGTAGTAGCAAGCAGCTACTTCCTATCAACTATGTCTAAAGAAGACCAAGCTACATTCAAAAAGCTAGCGAAAGAGAGCACAGTAAGCGAATTCGCACTATGGAATGCTCAAATCGAAACAGCTAAGAAAACAGCTATGGATAAAGGTGCAACTTTCGTAGAAGTTGATATCAAACCTTTCCAAGAGTCTTGCAGCGCTCTACAAAAAGACCTAATCAAGACTCCAGCGCAAAAAGATCTATTCGAAAAAGTTGCAGCACTGCAATAA
- a CDS encoding TRAP transporter small permease: MLDHTPSGLFKVFSVVKHWLDKIVSWFCISIVALMTILVTYQVVVRYVFNSPSAVSEVLSRYLFIWLVLFGSALVFGSKEHMAISFIKEKFSKKTQIIVEAFIELAILTFALSIMIFGGYSSATRQMWQLDSALQIPMGTIYAAIPISGALMVFYFIYNELHLVERWKQLRSSAE; the protein is encoded by the coding sequence ATGTTAGACCATACTCCAAGTGGCTTATTTAAAGTTTTTTCTGTCGTTAAACATTGGTTAGATAAGATCGTTTCTTGGTTCTGTATTTCCATTGTTGCTCTAATGACTATTCTAGTTACTTATCAAGTAGTTGTTCGTTACGTTTTCAATAGTCCAAGCGCAGTAAGTGAAGTGCTTTCTCGCTACCTATTTATTTGGTTAGTTCTGTTTGGTAGCGCACTTGTTTTTGGTTCGAAAGAACACATGGCGATCTCTTTTATCAAAGAAAAATTCTCCAAAAAAACGCAAATTATTGTTGAAGCATTTATCGAGCTAGCGATTTTAACTTTCGCTTTATCAATCATGATTTTCGGCGGTTACAGCAGTGCAACACGCCAAATGTGGCAGTTAGATTCTGCACTACAAATTCCTATGGGAACGATTTACGCAGCGATTCCAATTAGCGGTGCGTTAATGGTTTTCTATTTTATTTACAATGAATTGCATCTAGTCGAGCGCTGGAAGCAATTACGTTCTTCGGCAGAGTAG
- a CDS encoding TRAP transporter large permease, producing MDLALTAALIMFAGVVFFLVIGAPIAIAVGISSFGAMMVILPAQGAMVTSAQRMFVGLDSFALLAIPFFILAGNIMNNGGIAIRLINFSKIVSGFFPGSLAQTNVVSNMLFGSISGSGVASAAAIGGIMSPIQEKEGYDKRFSTAVNIASAPTGMLIPPSNTLIVYATVAGSVSISALFMGGYIPGILWGLGVMLVAGIMAKRRGYIAKHRMTLKECVQVTVDAIPSLSLIIVVIGGILGGVFTATEASAIAVVYSLLLSAMYRSLDFRRLPEIFLQSAKMTAIVIFMLATSSIMSWVMAFTQIPGMIADMLLGLTDNPIIILLIINIILLFVGTFMDPTPAVLIFTPIFLPICMGLGMDPVQFGILLVFNLSLGTITPPVGPILFTGCKVSGISIDSVIKTLLPFFFVIFAVLMLVTYIPAISMTLPQAMGLIK from the coding sequence ATGGACTTAGCATTAACAGCTGCCTTAATTATGTTCGCCGGTGTGGTCTTCTTTCTTGTGATTGGCGCACCGATTGCTATCGCTGTAGGTATTTCATCTTTCGGCGCAATGATGGTTATCCTTCCAGCTCAGGGTGCAATGGTAACGTCAGCGCAACGTATGTTTGTAGGCTTAGACTCCTTTGCACTGCTCGCGATTCCGTTCTTTATTCTTGCTGGTAACATTATGAATAATGGCGGTATAGCGATACGGTTGATTAACTTTTCTAAGATTGTCAGTGGTTTCTTCCCTGGTTCTCTTGCTCAAACTAACGTTGTTTCGAACATGCTGTTCGGTTCAATCAGTGGTTCTGGTGTAGCCTCTGCTGCGGCTATCGGCGGCATCATGTCACCAATCCAAGAGAAAGAAGGTTACGATAAACGTTTTAGCACTGCGGTAAACATTGCATCAGCACCGACTGGTATGCTGATTCCACCAAGTAACACACTGATCGTGTACGCGACAGTGGCGGGTAGTGTGTCTATTTCCGCATTGTTCATGGGTGGTTATATCCCAGGTATCCTTTGGGGGCTAGGTGTAATGCTTGTTGCTGGTATTATGGCAAAACGCCGTGGTTACATTGCAAAACACCGCATGACTCTTAAAGAGTGTGTTCAAGTAACAGTGGATGCAATCCCAAGCTTGTCTCTGATCATCGTTGTGATTGGCGGTATCTTAGGTGGTGTGTTTACAGCAACAGAAGCCTCAGCAATCGCGGTTGTATACTCGCTACTATTGAGCGCAATGTACCGTTCGCTAGATTTCAGAAGACTGCCAGAAATCTTCCTACAATCAGCAAAAATGACGGCTATTGTTATCTTCATGCTGGCAACTTCGTCAATCATGTCTTGGGTAATGGCATTTACACAGATTCCTGGAATGATTGCAGATATGCTACTAGGTTTGACTGATAACCCAATCATCATCCTATTGATCATTAACATTATCTTGTTGTTTGTGGGTACATTTATGGACCCAACACCGGCGGTACTTATTTTTACACCTATCTTCTTACCAATTTGTATGGGTTTAGGTATGGACCCAGTACAGTTCGGCATCCTATTAGTGTTCAACCTTTCACTAGGTACGATTACACCGCCAGTAGGACCGATTCTGTTTACTGGTTGTAAAGTGAGTGGTATCAGCATTGACTCTGTGATCAAAACATTGCTACCGTTCTTCTTCGTGATTTTTGCGGTACTGATGTTAGTGACTTACATTCCTGCAATCTCTATGACGCTTCCTCAAGCGATGGGGTTGATTAAGTAA
- a CDS encoding IclR family transcriptional regulator, giving the protein MESVKKTEYRAPALEKGLDILELLAQQDEPLSKKQIAESLDRSINEIFRMLSVLVEKQFIEYDSYTSTYALTLKMFALSNQHPPIAQLLKRATPLMEDICNKVNQSCHMSAYSNGEMAVIARHESPYKMGFSLRLGSIIDICSSGSGIVFLSFLSEEKRQSVLDRLDATPEEKAHALSHVEATRARGYYVGESPQIMGVTNISVPIFGVLGDVLATLTIPYMTLNSNTVHHHIEDLENTKRDLIELAAKLNQNLS; this is encoded by the coding sequence ATGGAATCAGTTAAAAAAACTGAATATAGAGCGCCTGCGCTTGAAAAAGGCTTAGATATTCTTGAGTTACTTGCTCAGCAAGATGAGCCGTTAAGTAAAAAACAGATTGCGGAAAGTTTGGATAGAAGTATCAATGAAATTTTTCGTATGTTGTCTGTGTTGGTGGAAAAACAGTTCATTGAATATGACAGCTACACGTCAACCTATGCGTTAACACTAAAAATGTTTGCGTTATCGAACCAGCATCCACCGATAGCTCAACTTTTAAAACGCGCGACACCTCTGATGGAAGACATCTGTAATAAGGTCAACCAATCTTGCCATATGTCGGCATACAGCAATGGTGAAATGGCGGTTATTGCCCGTCATGAGAGCCCGTACAAAATGGGTTTCAGCTTAAGGCTAGGTTCTATCATTGATATCTGTTCATCGGGTTCGGGTATTGTGTTCTTGAGTTTTCTGAGTGAAGAAAAACGTCAATCTGTGTTAGACAGGTTGGATGCAACACCAGAAGAAAAAGCACATGCATTAAGCCATGTAGAGGCAACAAGAGCACGTGGTTACTACGTAGGTGAAAGTCCACAGATCATGGGTGTAACCAACATCAGTGTACCGATTTTTGGTGTGTTAGGGGATGTGTTAGCGACTCTCACCATTCCGTATATGACTCTTAACTCAAATACGGTTCACCACCATATTGAAGATTTGGAAAATACTAAGCGAGATTTGATTGAGTTAGCTGCAAAACTGAATCAAAACTTGTCATAA
- a CDS encoding 4Fe-4S dicluster domain-containing protein: MAHNTIKGNYEKLTQRLNRFPQGVPPSETLFKILNVMFSEEEARLVSLLPIKPFTVEVAAKAWGQDLEKTAEQLNILASRALLLDLEDDEGTQTYVLPPPMAGFFEFSLMRTGGELDQKVLSELFHQYINVEDEFVTHLFGTGDTQLGRAFVNETILSEDNALHVLDYERASEVIKTASHIGVGMCYCRHKKEHIGEACDAPMDICMTFNNTARSLIKHGYARQITEEECLNLLDEAYKHNLVQFGENVQNSVNFICNCCSCCCEALVAARRVGATQAIHTTNFLPVIDFDNCNGCNKCIEVCPVDAMTLTSKHDPKYKRAKVALLDEEACLGCGVCARVCTKDGITLKSREKRVITPVDSTHKAVLMAIERGQLHNLIFDNQAHLNHRVMAAILGVILKLPPLKQALASEQFKSKYLVTLLKRYEQKSGEITTQH, translated from the coding sequence ATGGCGCATAATACGATAAAAGGAAACTATGAAAAATTAACCCAGCGACTCAACAGATTTCCCCAAGGTGTTCCGCCTAGTGAAACATTGTTTAAAATCCTTAACGTAATGTTTAGCGAAGAAGAAGCCCGCCTAGTCTCTTTACTTCCCATCAAACCTTTCACCGTAGAAGTCGCAGCTAAAGCTTGGGGACAAGATCTCGAGAAAACTGCCGAACAATTAAATATCCTAGCCTCTCGAGCTTTGCTCCTTGATCTGGAAGATGACGAAGGTACTCAAACTTATGTTCTCCCACCACCAATGGCTGGATTTTTCGAATTCTCCCTGATGCGAACTGGCGGTGAACTAGACCAAAAAGTTCTCAGTGAGCTTTTCCATCAATACATCAATGTAGAAGATGAGTTTGTCACTCATCTTTTTGGCACTGGAGATACTCAGCTCGGCAGAGCTTTTGTCAATGAAACCATACTAAGTGAAGATAATGCACTGCACGTACTTGATTATGAACGCGCTAGTGAGGTCATCAAAACCGCCAGCCATATCGGTGTAGGCATGTGTTATTGCCGACACAAAAAAGAACATATTGGCGAAGCCTGTGATGCACCGATGGATATCTGCATGACCTTTAATAACACTGCAAGGTCATTAATCAAGCATGGTTACGCAAGACAAATTACCGAAGAAGAGTGTCTAAATCTCTTAGATGAAGCCTATAAACACAACCTAGTGCAATTTGGTGAGAATGTTCAGAACAGCGTTAACTTCATCTGTAACTGTTGTAGTTGCTGCTGCGAAGCGCTAGTAGCGGCTAGACGAGTTGGTGCTACTCAAGCAATTCATACCACTAACTTTCTTCCGGTGATCGACTTCGATAACTGTAACGGCTGCAACAAGTGTATTGAAGTCTGCCCAGTGGACGCAATGACATTGACCTCCAAACACGATCCTAAATATAAACGAGCAAAAGTTGCCCTGTTGGATGAAGAAGCCTGCCTCGGTTGTGGTGTTTGCGCCAGAGTATGTACCAAAGATGGCATCACACTGAAATCGAGAGAAAAACGTGTGATTACCCCTGTGGACTCCACCCATAAAGCGGTGTTGATGGCGATTGAACGTGGCCAACTACACAACTTAATTTTTGATAACCAAGCACACCTCAATCATAGAGTTATGGCAGCGATACTTGGCGTAATCCTAAAACTGCCACCGCTTAAACAAGCATTAGCCAGTGAGCAGTTTAAGTCTAAATATCTGGTTACGTTATTAAAACGCTACGAACAAAAGAGCGGTGAGATAACAACTCAGCATTGA
- a CDS encoding bifunctional 4-hydroxy-2-oxoglutarate aldolase/2-dehydro-3-deoxy-phosphogluconate aldolase, with protein MKDLNQQLSEIKVVPVIAIKDADKAVKLAEVLIENGLPCAEVTFRTEAAVQAIKNMREAFPEMLIGAGTVLTTAQVDEAIDAGVDFIVSPGFNPTTVKYCQQRGATIVPGVNSPSLVEQAMEMGLRTLKFFPAEPSGGVNMLKALTAVYPVKFMPTGGVSPSNVNNYLAIPSVLACGGTWMVPNDLIDGEKWDELAALVKDVANVIAK; from the coding sequence ATGAAAGATTTAAACCAACAACTATCTGAAATCAAAGTTGTTCCAGTAATCGCAATCAAAGATGCAGATAAAGCAGTTAAACTTGCAGAAGTTCTAATTGAAAACGGCCTACCATGTGCAGAAGTTACTTTCCGTACTGAAGCTGCTGTTCAAGCAATCAAAAACATGCGTGAAGCTTTCCCTGAAATGCTAATCGGTGCTGGTACAGTTCTAACAACTGCACAAGTAGATGAAGCAATTGATGCAGGCGTTGACTTCATCGTAAGCCCAGGTTTCAACCCTACGACTGTTAAATACTGCCAACAACGTGGTGCGACAATCGTACCTGGCGTAAACAGCCCTAGCCTTGTTGAACAAGCTATGGAAATGGGTCTACGTACTCTTAAGTTCTTCCCAGCTGAGCCATCAGGCGGCGTTAACATGCTTAAAGCTCTAACTGCTGTATACCCAGTTAAATTCATGCCTACTGGTGGAGTTAGCCCAAGCAACGTAAACAACTACCTAGCAATCCCAAGCGTTCTAGCTTGTGGCGGTACTTGGATGGTGCCAAACGACCTAATCGATGGCGAAAAATGGGATGAGCTAGCTGCACTTGTTAAAGACGTAGCTAACGTAATCGCAAAATAA
- a CDS encoding sugar kinase, with the protein MNQIKKVAIIGECMVELRKNEGAVEQGFGGDTLNTAVYLSRLTQSAGVTTSYVTGLGKDPFSTEMLSAWKHEGLNTDMVFLSEKKLPGIYTIQTRADGERSFFYWRNDAAAKYWLRDVQLEALEKQLCEHQMIYLSGISVAILPEDCLKSLIEVLTKCRAKGVKIAFDNNFRPALWSSVEDAKKVYTEILKITDIAFLTFDDEVLLWGDSEEKQAIERTQGFGVEEIVVKRGADACFVITGGEQYTVAANKISNVIDTTAAGDSFSAGYLAKRILGGSEEQSASAGHLVAGTVIQYRGAIIPTSAMPTV; encoded by the coding sequence ATGAACCAAATCAAAAAAGTGGCGATCATCGGCGAATGCATGGTCGAGCTTAGAAAAAACGAAGGTGCAGTTGAACAAGGATTTGGTGGCGACACTTTAAATACTGCTGTTTACCTTTCGCGTCTTACTCAATCTGCAGGTGTTACGACTTCATACGTAACTGGCCTCGGCAAAGACCCATTTAGTACTGAAATGCTATCTGCTTGGAAACATGAAGGTCTTAACACAGATATGGTATTCCTATCTGAGAAAAAATTGCCGGGTATCTACACTATCCAGACTCGTGCAGATGGTGAAAGAAGCTTCTTCTACTGGCGTAATGATGCAGCAGCTAAATACTGGCTACGTGATGTTCAACTTGAAGCGCTAGAAAAACAGCTTTGCGAACATCAAATGATCTACTTAAGCGGCATCAGTGTTGCGATCCTTCCTGAAGATTGCCTGAAGTCTCTAATCGAAGTTCTTACTAAATGCCGTGCAAAAGGCGTTAAGATTGCTTTCGATAACAACTTCCGCCCAGCTCTATGGTCTTCTGTTGAAGATGCAAAGAAAGTGTACACTGAGATCCTAAAAATCACTGACATTGCTTTCCTTACTTTTGATGACGAAGTCCTACTATGGGGCGACAGTGAAGAGAAACAAGCAATCGAACGTACTCAAGGCTTCGGCGTTGAAGAGATCGTTGTTAAACGTGGTGCTGACGCTTGTTTCGTTATCACTGGCGGCGAGCAATACACTGTTGCAGCAAACAAGATCTCTAACGTTATCGACACAACAGCAGCAGGTGACTCATTCAGTGCTGGTTACCTAGCGAAACGAATTCTTGGAGGCAGCGAAGAACAGTCTGCTTCTGCTGGTCACTTAGTGGCTGGAACCGTTATTCAGTACCGTGGTGCTATCATTCCAACTAGCGCTATGCCAACAGTTTAA
- a CDS encoding RpiB/LacA/LacB family sugar-phosphate isomerase produces MKIALMMENSQAGKNAMVLNELNTVAGPLGHDVFNVGMSDEADHHLTYIHLGIMASILLNSKAVDFVVAGCGTGQGAMMSLNLHPGVVCGYCLEPSDAFLFNQINNGNAIALAFAKGFGWAGELNVRYMFEKAFTGPRGEGYPKERAEPQQRNAGILSQVKSAVAKDSIVEALRSIDQELVKTAVGGARFQECFFNNCQDAEIAAYVKSLIA; encoded by the coding sequence ATGAAAATTGCATTGATGATGGAAAACAGCCAAGCTGGTAAAAACGCAATGGTTCTAAACGAACTAAACACTGTTGCGGGTCCTCTTGGTCACGATGTATTCAACGTTGGTATGAGCGATGAAGCTGACCACCACCTAACTTACATCCACCTAGGCATCATGGCTAGCATCCTTCTTAACTCTAAAGCAGTTGACTTCGTAGTTGCAGGTTGTGGTACAGGCCAAGGCGCAATGATGTCGCTAAACCTACATCCAGGTGTTGTTTGTGGTTACTGCCTAGAGCCATCTGACGCATTCCTATTCAACCAAATCAATAACGGTAACGCTATTGCTCTAGCATTCGCTAAAGGCTTTGGTTGGGCTGGCGAACTTAACGTACGTTACATGTTCGAAAAAGCGTTCACTGGCCCACGCGGTGAAGGCTACCCTAAAGAACGTGCTGAACCACAACAACGTAACGCTGGCATCCTAAGCCAAGTTAAATCTGCAGTAGCTAAAGACAGCATCGTTGAAGCTCTACGTTCAATCGATCAAGAGCTAGTAAAAACAGCTGTTGGCGGCGCTCGTTTCCAAGAGTGTTTCTTCAATAACTGCCAAGACGCAGAAATTGCAGCTTACGTTAAGTCTCTAATCGCTTAA
- the kduD gene encoding 2-dehydro-3-deoxy-D-gluconate 5-dehydrogenase KduD, whose product MILDSFDVKGKVAIVTGCDTGLGQGMALGLAQAGCDIVGVNIVEPTETIELIKATGQKFIDVRANLMKLDDIPSIVSRAVEECGRVDILVNNAGIIRRNDAIDFSEQDWDDVMNINIKSVFFMSQAVAKQFMAQGNGGKIINIASMLSYQGGIRVPSYTASKSGVMGITRLMANEWAKHNINVNAIAPGYMATNNTAALRADADRNQAILERIPADRWGTPEDLAGPCVFLASKASDYINGYTIAVDGGWLAR is encoded by the coding sequence ATGATTCTTGATTCATTTGATGTGAAAGGTAAAGTTGCAATCGTAACTGGTTGTGACACTGGTCTAGGTCAAGGTATGGCTCTAGGTCTTGCACAAGCAGGTTGTGATATCGTTGGTGTAAACATTGTTGAACCAACTGAAACAATCGAACTAATCAAAGCAACTGGCCAAAAGTTCATCGACGTTCGTGCGAACCTAATGAAGCTGGACGATATCCCTTCAATCGTTAGCCGTGCTGTTGAAGAGTGTGGTCGTGTTGATATCCTAGTAAACAACGCTGGTATCATCCGTCGTAACGACGCAATCGACTTCTCTGAGCAAGACTGGGATGATGTTATGAACATCAACATCAAGTCTGTATTCTTCATGTCTCAAGCAGTTGCTAAACAATTCATGGCTCAAGGCAACGGCGGCAAGATCATCAACATCGCGTCTATGCTTTCTTACCAAGGCGGTATCCGTGTTCCTTCATACACTGCTTCTAAGAGCGGCGTAATGGGTATCACTCGTCTAATGGCTAACGAATGGGCTAAGCACAACATCAACGTTAACGCTATCGCACCTGGTTACATGGCTACTAACAACACTGCAGCTCTACGTGCTGATGCAGACCGTAACCAAGCTATCCTTGAGCGTATTCCAGCTGACCGTTGGGGTACTCCAGAAGACCTAGCTGGTCCATGTGTGTTCCTAGCATCTAAAGCTTCAGACTACATCAACGGCTACACTATCGCTGTTGACGGTGGTTGGTTAGCACGTTAA
- the kdgR gene encoding DNA-binding transcriptional regulator KdgR, with protein sequence MTEKVTLPEQVSSVLKVFNILHALGQSKKCGVSDLSQRLMMSKAKTIHFLETMMSLGYVTKDGEEYSLTLKLFELGASPLEFVNLEELADKEMVFISDVIGEAIHLGVLEGDCFVHTHKIDAQYNLITHSDIGRPRPLYSTAIGKMLLSGLEDRAVKALLKDIEFIKHTPNTMENVEQVVAALAPIRKQHYSESMEEQEPGIRCLAAPIYDRMGNIIAGLSISTPTIRYNETRKAECIQLLHGACQRISAQLGFHKYPVPVMQAEAI encoded by the coding sequence ATGACGGAAAAAGTAACTCTACCTGAACAAGTCTCTTCAGTATTGAAGGTGTTCAATATTCTGCATGCTTTAGGACAATCTAAAAAATGTGGTGTATCTGATTTATCGCAACGTCTCATGATGTCTAAAGCGAAAACCATTCATTTCCTCGAAACTATGATGAGCTTAGGCTACGTTACGAAAGATGGCGAGGAGTACTCTTTGACTCTAAAACTGTTCGAGCTTGGCGCAAGCCCCCTTGAATTCGTTAATTTAGAAGAACTTGCAGACAAAGAGATGGTGTTTATCTCGGATGTGATTGGTGAAGCAATTCATCTAGGAGTATTAGAAGGTGATTGCTTCGTACACACACATAAGATTGATGCGCAATATAACCTGATTACACATTCAGACATTGGTCGCCCGCGTCCTTTATACAGTACCGCGATTGGCAAGATGTTGCTTTCTGGCTTAGAAGACAGAGCAGTAAAAGCGCTTCTAAAAGATATCGAATTTATTAAGCACACGCCAAATACAATGGAAAACGTTGAGCAGGTTGTGGCAGCGTTGGCTCCAATTCGTAAACAGCATTATTCGGAAAGTATGGAAGAGCAAGAGCCGGGAATCCGCTGCCTCGCTGCACCTATCTATGACCGAATGGGTAACATTATTGCGGGTTTGTCGATTTCTACACCAACCATTCGTTACAACGAGACGCGTAAAGCAGAATGTATTCAACTGCTTCATGGCGCATGTCAGCGCATTTCAGCCCAGCTCGGATTCCATAAATATCCAGTGCCTGTGATGCAAGCTGAAGCAATCTAA
- a CDS encoding alkaline phosphatase has product MKSKKLLLVSGILTALAGCSSQSQTAGVSAPQKDDVWFKQAQENIAKAKANLPIDKPAKNVILFVGDGMSVGTITAARIFEGQRRGLMGEEYRLSMESMPNMALSKTYNTNAQTPDSAGTASAMVTGVKTKQGVISVDDNVQRGFCNTVKGNEAKTAWEMAAEKGMSVGVVSSARITHATPATSYAHSADRDWENDATMPNIAKNQGCVDIAQQLINFNEGNGMDVVFGGGRREFLPVDVVDPEGKKGKRKDGQNLIEKWQAQHPDGQYVYDQKGFESIPADAKKVFGLFESSHMQYEADRKGDEPSLAEMTAKAIDLLAQNKDGYVLMVEAGRIDHAHHEGNAARALWDTVAYDDAIKAALDKTNPEDTLIIVTADHAHTLISNGYADRGNPILGLSKSNGKLSVDAYGRNYTTLNYGNGPGAVATGGADRPNPTEEEVMNIDYLQQSMIKLDSETHSGEDVAIFARGPQAYLFQGAVEQNYIFHVMNEALGLTK; this is encoded by the coding sequence GTGAAAAGTAAAAAACTTCTATTAGTCAGTGGTATTTTGACAGCCCTAGCAGGTTGTTCTTCTCAAAGCCAAACAGCAGGTGTTTCTGCACCGCAAAAAGATGATGTTTGGTTTAAGCAAGCACAAGAAAATATCGCGAAAGCAAAAGCTAACCTACCGATTGATAAGCCCGCTAAGAACGTTATTTTGTTCGTTGGTGATGGTATGAGTGTTGGCACCATTACCGCTGCGCGAATTTTTGAAGGTCAACGCCGTGGTTTAATGGGTGAAGAATATCGCCTAAGCATGGAAAGCATGCCAAACATGGCTCTATCAAAAACTTACAATACCAACGCACAAACTCCAGATTCAGCGGGTACAGCTTCTGCGATGGTAACAGGTGTGAAAACGAAACAAGGCGTGATTAGCGTTGATGACAACGTGCAACGTGGTTTCTGTAACACCGTGAAAGGTAACGAAGCGAAAACCGCCTGGGAAATGGCTGCTGAAAAAGGCATGTCTGTCGGTGTTGTTTCTTCTGCTCGTATCACTCATGCAACGCCAGCAACCTCTTACGCTCACTCAGCCGACCGAGACTGGGAAAATGACGCAACAATGCCAAACATCGCGAAGAATCAAGGCTGTGTGGATATCGCTCAGCAGTTGATCAACTTCAACGAGGGTAACGGTATGGATGTCGTATTTGGCGGCGGTCGCCGTGAATTCTTACCTGTCGATGTCGTCGATCCAGAAGGTAAAAAAGGTAAACGTAAAGACGGTCAGAACCTCATTGAAAAATGGCAAGCTCAACACCCAGATGGTCAATACGTTTACGACCAAAAAGGTTTCGAGAGCATCCCAGCTGATGCAAAAAAAGTATTCGGTCTGTTTGAAAGCAGCCACATGCAATACGAAGCTGATCGCAAAGGTGATGAACCATCTTTAGCTGAAATGACGGCTAAAGCGATTGATCTTCTCGCTCAGAACAAAGACGGCTACGTTCTGATGGTTGAAGCAGGTCGTATTGACCACGCTCACCACGAAGGCAATGCCGCTCGTGCGTTATGGGATACTGTAGCTTACGATGACGCAATCAAAGCTGCACTTGATAAAACTAACCCAGAAGATACGCTAATCATTGTTACTGCTGACCATGCACACACATTGATTTCTAACGGCTATGCTGACCGTGGTAACCCTATCCTAGGTTTATCAAAATCAAACGGTAAGCTAAGCGTTGATGCATACGGGAGAAACTACACGACATTGAACTATGGTAACGGTCCTGGAGCCGTTGCAACTGGTGGTGCAGATCGTCCAAACCCAACTGAAGAAGAAGTGATGAACATCGACTACCTACAACAGTCAATGATCAAGTTGGATTCAGAAACACACTCAGGTGAAGACGTAGCTATCTTTGCTCGTGGTCCTCAAGCTTACCTTTTCCAAGGTGCGGTTGAGCAAAACTACATCTTCCACGTGATGAATGAAGCGTTAGGTTTAACTAAATAA